In Rathayibacter sp. VKM Ac-2762, one DNA window encodes the following:
- a CDS encoding lysophospholipid acyltransferase family protein, whose product MRIDDDHERPTPPGIGLSARLARLSIGGVGRLVYRPIVEGRDNVPAEGRVILAANHLSFIDSPVLTLLAPRPVQFLAKSDYFTGTGVRGALSRAFFTSVGAVAVERGAGQAAQEALDLGRAILERDEAFAVYPEGTRSRDGRLYKGRTGVAWLALTTGAPVVPVGMIGTQELQPVGTRVPRLHRITVRFGAPLDLSRHGSADSGRARRHATDEVMAAVHALSGQELAGAYNESPPTTTVERIRRALPHERR is encoded by the coding sequence ATGCGGATCGACGACGACCACGAGAGGCCGACTCCCCCGGGGATCGGCCTCTCCGCGCGTCTGGCGCGCCTGTCCATCGGCGGCGTCGGCCGGCTGGTCTACCGGCCGATCGTGGAGGGGCGCGACAACGTCCCGGCCGAGGGACGCGTGATCCTGGCGGCCAACCACCTCTCGTTCATCGACTCCCCGGTGCTGACGCTGCTCGCCCCGCGGCCCGTGCAGTTCCTGGCCAAGTCGGACTACTTCACGGGGACCGGCGTGCGGGGCGCCCTCTCGCGCGCCTTCTTCACGAGCGTCGGAGCGGTCGCGGTCGAGCGCGGCGCCGGCCAGGCCGCTCAGGAGGCGCTGGACCTCGGCCGGGCGATCCTCGAGCGGGACGAGGCGTTCGCCGTCTACCCCGAGGGCACCCGCTCCCGCGACGGGCGCCTCTACAAGGGCCGCACCGGAGTGGCGTGGCTCGCCCTCACCACGGGCGCGCCGGTGGTCCCCGTCGGCATGATCGGCACGCAGGAGCTCCAGCCGGTGGGCACGAGGGTGCCGCGCCTGCACCGGATCACGGTCCGCTTCGGGGCTCCGCTGGACCTCTCGCGGCACGGCTCCGCCGACTCCGGCCGCGCCCGACGCCACGCCACCGACGAGGTGATGGCGGCCGTCCACGCGCTCTCCGGGCAGGAGCTCGCCGGTGCGTACAACGAGTCGCCGCCGACGACCACGGTCGAGCGCATCCGCCGGGCGCTCCCGCACGAGCGCCGCTGA
- a CDS encoding aspartate aminotransferase family protein, with the protein MTTETAFSTSGLESGDPVRGTDAQGGIDDASLQKKAKDHLWMHFTRQSTMDSGAGVPIITRGEGHHIWDSTGRKYFDGLSGLFVVNAGHGRRRLAEAAAKQASELSFFPLWSYATPSAIELADRLADHAPGDLNRVFFSTGGGEAVETAFKLAKHYWKLQGKPGKHKVVSRSVAYHGTPQGALAITGIPGMKSMFEPLVPGGFRVPNTNFYRAPEHGDDLEAFGLWAANRIEEMIEFEGPDTVAAVFLEPVQNSGGCFPPPPGYFQRVREICDKHDVLLVSDEVICAFGRIGHMFACDEYGYVPDMITCAKGMTSGYSPIGATIVSDRIYEPFRHGQVVFPHGYTFGGHPVSAAVALENLDIFEEEGLNERVRENSPVFRSTLEKLLDLPIVGDVRGDGYFFGIELVKDKATKETFDEDESERLLRGFLSKGLFDAGLYCRADDRGDPVVQLAPPLTIGPREFDEIEQILRSVLTEAWSRL; encoded by the coding sequence ATGACCACCGAGACAGCCTTCTCGACCTCCGGCCTCGAGTCGGGCGATCCCGTCCGCGGGACCGACGCGCAAGGGGGGATCGACGACGCCTCCCTGCAGAAGAAGGCGAAGGACCACCTCTGGATGCACTTCACCCGTCAGTCGACGATGGACTCCGGCGCAGGCGTGCCGATCATCACGCGCGGCGAGGGACACCACATCTGGGACAGCACCGGGCGCAAGTACTTCGACGGCCTGTCCGGCCTCTTCGTCGTCAATGCGGGACACGGGCGGCGCCGACTGGCGGAGGCCGCGGCGAAGCAGGCGTCCGAGCTCTCCTTCTTCCCGCTGTGGTCCTACGCGACCCCCTCGGCGATCGAGCTGGCCGACCGGCTCGCCGACCACGCGCCGGGCGACCTGAACCGGGTCTTCTTCTCGACCGGCGGCGGCGAGGCGGTGGAGACGGCGTTCAAGCTCGCCAAGCACTACTGGAAGCTGCAGGGCAAGCCGGGCAAGCACAAGGTCGTCTCGCGCTCGGTCGCGTATCACGGCACTCCCCAGGGAGCGCTCGCGATCACGGGCATCCCCGGGATGAAGTCGATGTTCGAGCCGCTGGTGCCGGGCGGCTTCCGCGTCCCCAACACCAACTTCTACCGGGCTCCCGAGCACGGCGACGACCTGGAGGCGTTCGGCCTGTGGGCTGCGAACCGCATCGAGGAGATGATCGAGTTCGAGGGGCCGGACACGGTGGCCGCCGTGTTCCTGGAGCCCGTGCAGAACTCGGGCGGCTGCTTCCCGCCCCCTCCCGGGTACTTCCAGAGGGTCCGCGAGATCTGCGACAAGCACGACGTGCTGCTGGTGTCCGATGAGGTGATCTGCGCGTTCGGCCGTATCGGGCACATGTTCGCCTGCGACGAGTACGGCTACGTGCCGGACATGATCACCTGCGCGAAGGGGATGACCAGCGGCTACTCCCCCATCGGCGCGACGATCGTCAGCGATCGGATCTACGAGCCCTTCCGCCACGGTCAGGTCGTCTTCCCGCACGGCTACACCTTCGGCGGCCACCCCGTCTCGGCCGCGGTCGCGCTCGAGAACCTCGACATCTTCGAGGAGGAGGGCCTGAACGAGCGCGTGCGAGAGAACTCGCCCGTCTTCCGGTCCACGCTCGAGAAGCTGCTCGACCTGCCGATCGTCGGCGACGTCCGGGGCGACGGCTACTTCTTCGGCATCGAGCTGGTGAAGGACAAGGCGACGAAGGAGACGTTCGACGAGGACGAGTCGGAGCGGCTGCTGCGCGGATTCCTCTCGAAGGGGCTCTTCGACGCGGGGCTGTACTGCCGGGCGGACGACCGAGGCGATCCCGTCGTGCAGCTCGCACCGCCGCTCACCATCGGCC
- a CDS encoding Lrp/AsnC family transcriptional regulator, protein MAPSRPPSQRPVQLDEVSKAIIEQLQADGRRSYAEIGKAVGLSEAAVRQRVQKLTESGVMQIVAVTDPMQLGFYRQAMIGVRVTGDTRDVADRLASIPAVDYVVLTAGSFDILAEVVCENDDDLIALLNQEIRSLPGVLSTETFVYLKLHKQFYNWGTR, encoded by the coding sequence ATGGCCCCGTCTCGCCCCCCCTCTCAGCGTCCTGTCCAGCTCGACGAGGTGTCGAAGGCGATCATCGAGCAGCTGCAGGCCGACGGTCGGCGCTCGTACGCCGAGATCGGCAAGGCCGTGGGCCTGAGCGAGGCGGCCGTCCGGCAGCGGGTGCAGAAGCTCACGGAGTCGGGCGTCATGCAGATCGTCGCCGTGACGGATCCGATGCAGCTCGGCTTCTACCGCCAGGCGATGATCGGTGTGCGCGTCACCGGCGACACCCGCGACGTCGCGGACCGGCTCGCCTCCATCCCCGCCGTCGACTACGTCGTGCTGACGGCCGGCTCCTTCGACATCCTCGCCGAGGTCGTGTGCGAGAACGACGACGATCTGATCGCCCTGCTCAACCAGGAGATCCGGTCGCTTCCCGGCGTGCTCTCGACCGAGACCTTCGTCTATCTGAAGCTCCACAAGCAGTTCTACAACTGGGGAACGCGGTAA
- a CDS encoding asparaginase: protein MPAGTFTVAESVELAVVERSGFVESRHAGSAVLLDSEGRVARSLGTPTAPVFPRSCLKPFQALAVMTAGVELNGAEAVIATASHAGIPQHVALVQNLLFRAGLDHTALQCPADWPGDSGTRAQLLRAGATPDPLYMNCSGKHAAMLLACVQNGWSTEDYLERTHPLQQHIVDTIERLTGERVVASGIDGCGAPVHALPLTALAKGVSRIVSSSPASPFGLYRQAGVLTAAILENAWAIDGPGRDNTVVIERLGLVAKLGAEGVLVMASPDGTTVALKILDGSLRAATVVALKLLVEADAVDRTAANDVLVRLNPVVSGGGRPVGAIRASYV, encoded by the coding sequence ATGCCAGCAGGAACCTTCACCGTCGCCGAGTCCGTCGAGCTGGCCGTCGTCGAGCGATCCGGGTTCGTCGAGTCGCGCCACGCCGGCTCCGCCGTCCTCCTCGACTCCGAGGGCCGCGTCGCCCGCAGCCTCGGCACCCCGACGGCTCCCGTCTTCCCCCGCTCCTGCCTCAAGCCGTTCCAGGCCCTCGCGGTGATGACCGCCGGAGTCGAGCTGAACGGCGCGGAGGCGGTCATCGCCACCGCGAGCCACGCCGGCATCCCCCAGCACGTGGCGCTGGTGCAGAACCTGCTCTTCCGCGCCGGCCTGGACCACACCGCCCTGCAGTGCCCGGCCGACTGGCCCGGCGACTCCGGGACCCGCGCTCAGCTGCTGCGGGCGGGCGCCACTCCGGACCCGCTCTACATGAACTGCTCGGGCAAGCACGCGGCGATGCTGCTGGCCTGCGTGCAGAACGGCTGGAGCACCGAGGACTACCTCGAGCGGACGCACCCGCTGCAGCAGCACATCGTCGACACGATCGAGCGCCTCACCGGCGAGCGCGTCGTGGCCTCGGGGATCGACGGCTGCGGAGCTCCCGTGCACGCCCTTCCTCTGACCGCGCTGGCGAAGGGCGTCTCGCGGATCGTGTCCTCCTCCCCCGCCTCACCGTTCGGCCTCTACCGCCAGGCCGGCGTCCTCACGGCCGCGATCCTCGAGAACGCGTGGGCGATCGACGGCCCGGGCCGGGACAACACCGTCGTTATCGAGCGCCTGGGCCTGGTCGCCAAGCTCGGCGCCGAGGGCGTGCTCGTGATGGCCTCGCCCGACGGCACCACCGTCGCCCTGAAGATCCTCGACGGGAGCCTCCGCGCCGCGACCGTGGTCGCACTGAAGCTCCTGGTCGAGGCGGACGCGGTGGACCGGACCGCGGCGAACGACGTGCTGGTGCGGCTGAACCCGGTCGTGTCGGGCGGCGGGCGCCCGGTCGGCGCGATCCGCGCCTCCTACGTCTGA
- a CDS encoding protein phosphatase 2C domain-containing protein: MTQIGRSRASVTVPVSAWSSDAPSAEVTLGWAARTETGHVRSANEDSYLAKSPLFAVADGMGGHAAGEVASDAVVSRLSTAALGATVGAEEIDRALREAVGDIARQSHTADVGTGTTVTGIALTVVGGEPYWSVFNIGDSRVYLSVAGTLVQLTVDHSIVQELVDAGLISRDEADVHPHSNVITRAVGFHEAPVPDYRLVPVLAGSRLLICSDGLTKELTDAGVGHLLSGTGSAQEAADALVDAALDNGGRDNVTVIVVDVLAVTGDEEAGAPV; the protein is encoded by the coding sequence ATGACGCAGATCGGCCGCAGCCGCGCGTCCGTCACCGTCCCCGTCTCCGCCTGGAGCTCCGACGCACCCTCGGCCGAAGTCACCCTCGGGTGGGCCGCGCGCACCGAGACCGGCCATGTGCGCAGCGCGAACGAGGACAGCTACCTCGCCAAGAGCCCGCTCTTCGCTGTCGCCGACGGGATGGGCGGGCACGCGGCAGGAGAGGTCGCCAGCGACGCGGTCGTGTCGCGCCTGTCCACCGCGGCGCTCGGCGCGACCGTCGGAGCGGAGGAGATCGACCGGGCGCTTCGGGAGGCGGTCGGGGACATCGCCCGGCAGTCGCACACGGCCGACGTCGGCACCGGGACCACGGTCACCGGGATCGCGCTCACGGTGGTCGGGGGAGAGCCCTACTGGTCCGTCTTCAACATCGGCGACTCGCGCGTGTACCTGAGCGTCGCCGGGACCCTCGTGCAGCTCACCGTGGACCACTCCATCGTCCAGGAGCTGGTCGATGCGGGCCTGATCTCCCGCGACGAGGCCGACGTGCATCCGCACAGCAACGTGATCACCCGCGCGGTCGGCTTCCACGAGGCGCCCGTCCCCGACTACCGGCTCGTGCCCGTCCTCGCCGGATCGCGTCTGCTGATCTGCTCGGACGGACTCACGAAGGAGCTGACCGATGCCGGCGTCGGCCACCTGCTCAGCGGCACCGGCTCCGCTCAGGAGGCGGCCGACGCCCTGGTCGACGCCGCGCTGGACAACGGCGGGCGCGACAACGTCACCGTGATCGTCGTCGACGTCCTCGCGGTCACCGGCGACGAGGAGGCCGGCGCACCGGTCTGA
- a CDS encoding ABC transporter permease: protein MAFAAFATGQADPQDAPVRRRSTIALVLLLPGIAYMLLFFLAPLISLVLTSFQAEVPDGDIGEYAPGFAWQNYLVVMGDYWPHVLRSFGYALIATVLALVISYPLAYFIGVKARPWPLLQNLLLTLVIAPFFISFLLRTLAWKQILADESPLVQALKAVAVLPSDGHLTGTPIAVIFGITYNFIPFMTLPLYTTLERLDVRFLEAGSDLYAHPASVFWSVTVPLSMPGIVSGTLLTFIPAAGDYINASRDFLGSSQTSMVGNAIEANFLTLENYPAAAALSIVLMAVILVIVGFYVKRSGTEDLL from the coding sequence ATGGCCTTCGCCGCCTTCGCCACGGGGCAGGCGGATCCTCAGGACGCTCCGGTCCGCCGGCGGTCGACGATCGCGCTCGTCCTGCTGCTGCCGGGCATCGCCTACATGCTGCTGTTCTTCCTGGCGCCGCTGATCTCGCTCGTGCTCACGTCCTTCCAGGCCGAGGTGCCGGACGGGGACATCGGCGAGTACGCCCCCGGGTTCGCCTGGCAGAACTACCTCGTGGTGATGGGCGACTACTGGCCGCACGTGCTCCGCTCCTTCGGCTACGCGCTGATCGCGACGGTGCTCGCGCTGGTGATCAGCTACCCGCTGGCCTACTTCATCGGAGTGAAGGCGCGGCCCTGGCCGCTGCTGCAGAACCTGCTCCTCACGCTGGTGATCGCGCCCTTCTTCATCAGCTTCCTGCTCCGGACGCTGGCGTGGAAGCAGATCCTCGCGGACGAGAGCCCGCTCGTGCAGGCGCTCAAGGCCGTGGCGGTCCTGCCGAGCGACGGCCACCTCACGGGGACGCCGATCGCCGTGATCTTCGGCATCACCTACAACTTCATCCCGTTCATGACGCTGCCGCTGTACACGACGCTCGAGCGCCTCGACGTGCGCTTCCTGGAGGCAGGGTCGGATCTCTACGCGCACCCCGCCTCCGTGTTCTGGAGCGTGACCGTCCCCCTGTCGATGCCGGGCATCGTCTCGGGCACGCTGCTGACGTTCATCCCCGCGGCGGGCGACTACATCAACGCGAGCCGGGACTTCCTCGGCTCGTCGCAGACCTCGATGGTGGGCAACGCGATCGAGGCGAACTTCCTCACGCTCGAGAACTACCCGGCGGCCGCCGCGCTCTCGATCGTGCTGATGGCCGTGATCCTGGTCATCGTCGGCTTCTACGTGAAGCGCAGTGGAACGGAGGACCTCCTGTGA
- a CDS encoding ABC transporter ATP-binding protein, with product MAIGTFAESGADLQLVGISKQYPGFTAIDSLDLTIPAGSFFALLGPSGCGKTTTLRLVAGLEEPSAGRILIGGRDVTETKTYQRPVNTVFQSYALFPHMSILENVAFGLKRRRIADPVGKAHEALRLVELDHLAQRRPAQLSGGQQQRVALARALVNRPALLLLDEPLGALDLKLRRQMQLELKSIQEEVGLTFLHVTHDQEEAMTMADTVAVMNKGRIEQMGAPEELYELPRTAFVADFLGQSNLFTGEVVGSTDRALTVDAGGHRIVVPVARCARTSGEITVGVRPEKLLLLTQEPPADSGRNVLGPGRVVDVSFSGVSTQYTIRMPGLGPVVVFAQNMVFGPVVGEGAEVWVGFSTEHGFGLADEPGSVPRFEADDSTSAIAVQRRGLLAGRSGGA from the coding sequence ATGGCGATCGGGACCTTCGCCGAGAGCGGCGCCGACCTCCAGCTGGTCGGGATCAGCAAGCAGTACCCGGGCTTCACGGCCATCGACTCCCTGGACCTCACCATCCCGGCGGGCTCCTTCTTCGCCCTGCTGGGCCCCTCGGGCTGCGGCAAGACGACGACGTTGCGCCTGGTCGCCGGGCTCGAGGAGCCCTCCGCCGGCCGGATCCTCATCGGCGGGCGGGACGTCACCGAGACGAAGACGTACCAGCGGCCCGTCAACACCGTGTTCCAGTCGTACGCGCTGTTCCCGCACATGTCGATCCTCGAGAACGTCGCCTTCGGCCTGAAGCGGCGGAGGATCGCCGACCCCGTCGGCAAGGCGCACGAGGCGCTCCGTCTGGTCGAGCTCGACCACCTCGCCCAGCGCCGCCCCGCGCAGCTCTCCGGTGGTCAGCAGCAGCGGGTCGCCCTCGCGCGCGCCCTCGTCAACCGGCCCGCCCTGCTCCTGCTCGACGAGCCGCTCGGCGCCCTCGACCTCAAGCTCCGCCGGCAGATGCAGCTGGAGCTCAAGTCGATCCAGGAGGAGGTGGGCCTCACCTTCCTCCACGTCACGCACGACCAGGAGGAGGCCATGACGATGGCCGACACCGTCGCGGTGATGAACAAGGGCAGGATCGAGCAGATGGGCGCGCCGGAGGAGCTCTACGAGCTCCCGCGCACCGCGTTCGTCGCGGACTTCCTCGGCCAGTCCAACCTCTTCACGGGTGAGGTGGTCGGCAGCACCGACCGCGCACTCACCGTCGACGCGGGCGGGCACCGGATCGTCGTGCCCGTCGCCCGCTGCGCCCGCACGAGCGGGGAGATCACGGTCGGCGTCCGCCCCGAGAAGCTCCTGCTGCTGACGCAGGAGCCGCCGGCGGACTCCGGCCGGAACGTGCTCGGGCCCGGCCGCGTGGTCGACGTCTCCTTCAGCGGGGTCAGCACCCAGTACACGATCCGGATGCCGGGCCTGGGCCCGGTGGTCGTCTTCGCGCAGAACATGGTCTTCGGGCCGGTCGTCGGCGAGGGAGCGGAGGTGTGGGTCGGCTTCAGCACCGAGCACGGCTTCGGACTCGCGGACGAACCGGGCTCGGTCCCGCGCTTCGAGGCGGACGACTCCACCAGCGCCATCGCCGTGCAGCGCCGGGGGCTCCTGGCCGGTCGCAGCGGGGGAGCGTAG
- a CDS encoding spermidine/putrescine ABC transporter substrate-binding protein encodes MTRPLPRDPVLRRAVAAARSHERERRAVFSRRAVLGGIGLGAGALALAACAPQTRAAPTAAADGSAGDPRLVWDNWPAYMDEDDDGNHPTLQGFEEQTGIAVTYNVAVDDNNSYYGKVKDQLALGQYIGADTVCLTEWMVSRLVRRGYVQELDHANIPNIANLTPSLANPDFDPGRRLSLPYQAGFSGICWNREKLPNGLSSIEELWDPSLRGRVGVLSEMRDTIGLIMLAQGTDIAGSWGDDEYMNAIDVFREQVDAGQIRNIKGNAYLNDLQNEDTLAAICWSGDITLINAEAGDKWEFAFPDSGGALWNDTFVVPMGSERKANAEALMNYYYEPEVAAEVAAWVNYITPVDGAKDVMESIDPELAENQLIFPDEDTLAQAHVFRTLTAAEEKEYQAEFQKVLLGI; translated from the coding sequence ATGACCCGTCCCCTCCCGAGGGATCCCGTCCTCCGCCGGGCCGTCGCCGCGGCACGCTCGCACGAGCGCGAGCGCCGGGCAGTCTTCTCGCGTCGGGCGGTCCTCGGCGGGATCGGCCTCGGAGCGGGTGCCCTCGCCCTGGCCGCCTGCGCCCCGCAGACCCGTGCCGCTCCGACCGCCGCCGCCGACGGATCGGCCGGCGACCCGCGCCTGGTGTGGGACAACTGGCCCGCCTACATGGACGAGGACGACGACGGGAACCACCCCACGCTCCAGGGCTTCGAGGAGCAGACGGGCATCGCGGTGACCTACAACGTCGCCGTCGACGACAACAACTCCTACTACGGCAAGGTGAAGGACCAGCTCGCGCTCGGGCAGTACATCGGCGCCGACACGGTCTGCCTGACGGAGTGGATGGTCTCGCGCCTGGTCCGCCGCGGCTACGTGCAGGAGCTCGACCACGCGAACATCCCGAACATCGCCAACCTCACGCCCTCGCTGGCGAACCCCGACTTCGATCCGGGCCGCCGGCTCTCCCTCCCGTACCAGGCGGGGTTCTCGGGCATCTGCTGGAACAGGGAGAAGCTGCCGAACGGCCTCTCGAGCATCGAGGAGCTGTGGGATCCGTCGCTCCGCGGCCGCGTCGGCGTGCTGAGCGAGATGCGCGACACGATCGGGCTCATCATGCTCGCTCAGGGGACGGACATCGCCGGCTCCTGGGGCGACGACGAGTACATGAACGCGATCGACGTCTTCCGCGAGCAGGTCGACGCCGGACAGATCCGCAACATCAAGGGGAACGCGTACCTCAACGACCTGCAGAACGAGGACACCCTCGCGGCGATCTGCTGGTCCGGCGACATCACCCTGATCAACGCCGAGGCCGGCGACAAGTGGGAGTTCGCCTTCCCCGACTCGGGCGGCGCACTCTGGAACGACACCTTCGTGGTCCCGATGGGCTCCGAGCGCAAGGCCAACGCCGAAGCCCTGATGAACTACTACTACGAGCCCGAGGTCGCCGCCGAGGTGGCCGCCTGGGTCAACTACATCACCCCTGTGGATGGAGCGAAGGACGTCATGGAGAGCATCGATCCGGAGCTGGCCGAGAACCAGCTGATCTTCCCCGACGAGGACACGCTCGCGCAGGCGCACGTGTTCCGGACCCTGACCGCCGCGGAGGAGAAGGAGTACCAGGCCGAGTTCCAGAAGGTGCTCCTGGGCATCTGA
- the gabT gene encoding 4-aminobutyrate--2-oxoglutarate transaminase has protein sequence MTDTLAPQVPTSAVPQERRVATEIPGPRSRALHERRLAVVPTGVGTALPVYIDRAHGAILVDVDGNSFIDLGAGIGVTTIGHTDDSVVAAAAEQLARLTHTLFTVTPYEPYIRVAELLAQHTPGDFAKKTVLVNSGAEAVENAVKIARKHTGRPGVAVLDHAYHGRTNLTMAMNFKALPYGLGFGPFASDVHRAPSSYPYHDGLSGAEAAQRAISYLEKTVGASALACLVAEPIQGEGGFMVPADGFLPALQEWCTANGIVFVADEIQSGMARTGAWFASEHLGLVPDLVLSAKGIAGGLPLAGVTGRAEIMDSAQAGGLGGTFGGNPVAAAAAVAVFERIEREGLLAEADRIGARLGAALRGLQERYDIIGDVRGIGAMMAMELVQPGTAGTTKEPNAVAVQAIIDYAAQHGVLVLSAGTYGNVVRFLPSLALTDELLDDAVSVIADAFAAL, from the coding sequence ATGACAGACACGCTCGCCCCCCAGGTTCCCACGTCCGCAGTCCCCCAGGAGCGGCGCGTCGCGACCGAGATCCCCGGGCCGCGATCCCGGGCCCTGCACGAGCGCCGCCTCGCCGTCGTGCCCACCGGCGTCGGCACCGCGCTCCCCGTCTACATCGACCGCGCGCACGGCGCGATCCTGGTCGACGTCGACGGCAACAGCTTCATCGACCTCGGCGCCGGCATCGGCGTGACGACGATCGGGCACACCGACGACTCCGTCGTCGCGGCCGCCGCGGAGCAGCTCGCGCGCCTCACGCACACCCTCTTCACCGTCACTCCGTACGAGCCCTACATCCGCGTCGCGGAGCTGCTGGCCCAGCACACCCCCGGCGACTTCGCCAAGAAGACCGTCCTGGTCAACTCCGGTGCCGAGGCGGTCGAGAACGCCGTCAAGATCGCGCGCAAGCACACCGGCCGCCCCGGCGTCGCGGTGCTCGATCACGCGTACCACGGACGCACGAACCTCACGATGGCCATGAACTTCAAGGCGCTGCCCTACGGCCTGGGCTTCGGACCCTTCGCCAGCGACGTCCACCGTGCGCCGAGCTCGTACCCGTACCACGACGGCCTGTCGGGAGCCGAGGCCGCCCAGCGCGCGATCTCGTACCTCGAGAAGACCGTCGGCGCGTCCGCCCTGGCCTGCCTCGTCGCCGAGCCCATCCAGGGCGAGGGCGGCTTCATGGTCCCCGCCGACGGCTTCCTCCCGGCACTGCAGGAGTGGTGCACGGCCAACGGCATCGTCTTCGTCGCCGACGAGATCCAGTCGGGCATGGCCCGCACCGGCGCCTGGTTCGCCAGCGAGCACCTCGGCCTCGTCCCCGACCTCGTCCTCTCGGCCAAGGGCATCGCCGGCGGCCTGCCGCTCGCGGGCGTGACGGGCCGCGCCGAGATCATGGACTCGGCGCAGGCCGGCGGACTGGGCGGCACCTTCGGCGGGAACCCCGTCGCCGCCGCCGCCGCCGTCGCGGTCTTCGAGCGCATCGAGCGCGAGGGCCTCCTCGCCGAGGCCGACCGGATCGGCGCACGCCTGGGCGCGGCGCTTCGAGGCCTGCAGGAGCGCTACGACATCATCGGCGACGTCCGCGGCATCGGCGCGATGATGGCGATGGAGCTCGTGCAGCCCGGCACCGCCGGCACCACGAAGGAGCCGAACGCCGTCGCGGTCCAGGCGATCATCGACTACGCCGCCCAGCACGGGGTCCTCGTGCTGAGCGCCGGCACCTACGGCAACGTGGTCCGCTTCCTGCCGAGCCTCGCCCTCACCGACGAGCTGCTCGACGACGCCGTGTCGGTCATCGCCGACGCGTTCGCCGCCCTCTAG
- a CDS encoding OsmC family protein yields MKSEHEYAVSVVWEGDRGTGTSGYREYGRQLTVTAEGPAPILASADTPFRGDADRWNPEQLLLAALAQCHLLSYLHVAVKNGVVVTGYTDDAVGSMLQEGESGRFTSVTLRPRVTVAEESMVAIAQTLHAEASRLCFIANSVNFPVAHEPEASAR; encoded by the coding sequence ATGAAGTCCGAGCACGAGTACGCGGTGTCCGTCGTCTGGGAGGGCGACCGGGGCACCGGCACGAGCGGCTACCGCGAGTACGGGCGCCAGCTGACCGTCACGGCGGAGGGCCCGGCGCCCATCCTCGCCTCGGCCGACACGCCCTTCCGGGGCGACGCCGACCGCTGGAACCCGGAGCAGCTGCTCCTCGCGGCGCTCGCGCAGTGCCACCTCCTCTCCTACCTGCACGTGGCGGTCAAGAACGGAGTCGTCGTCACCGGCTACACGGACGACGCGGTGGGCTCGATGCTGCAGGAGGGGGAGAGCGGCCGCTTCACCTCGGTGACCCTCCGGCCCCGCGTCACTGTCGCCGAGGAGTCGATGGTGGCGATCGCCCAGACGCTGCACGCCGAGGCCTCCCGGCTCTGCTTCATCGCCAACTCCGTGAACTTCCCCGTCGCCCACGAGCCGGAGGCGTCCGCGCGCTGA
- a CDS encoding ABC transporter permease, which produces MRGRRRFRGLGLGVYTALALLFLLIPIGYTFVFSFNDSGKSNLAWRGFTLDKWVSAWTSEEVMTAFGNSLLVGVIATVLATALGTMIAIALVRFRFRFRSAISLLLFLPMATPEVVLGAGLAAQFLSVGAEKGLVTIVLAHTMFCISFVVVTVKARVASLDPKLEEAGRDLYASPNQVFWRITFPLLLPGILAAALLSFALSFDDFIITNFNSGSVTTFPKYIYIAAARGIPAEANVIASAVFVLAILVVVITQVSAAARAKRLAREQ; this is translated from the coding sequence ATCCGGGGCCGCCGCCGCTTCCGCGGCCTCGGGCTCGGCGTCTACACGGCGCTGGCGCTGCTCTTCCTGCTCATCCCGATCGGGTACACCTTCGTCTTCTCCTTCAACGACTCGGGGAAGAGCAACCTCGCCTGGCGCGGTTTCACCCTCGACAAGTGGGTGTCGGCCTGGACCAGTGAGGAGGTGATGACCGCCTTCGGGAACAGCCTGCTGGTCGGTGTGATCGCCACCGTGCTGGCCACTGCGCTCGGCACCATGATCGCCATCGCGCTCGTGCGGTTCCGCTTCCGGTTCCGGTCGGCGATCAGCCTGCTGCTGTTCCTCCCCATGGCGACTCCGGAGGTGGTGCTCGGAGCCGGCCTCGCCGCGCAGTTCCTCAGCGTGGGCGCCGAGAAGGGGCTGGTCACGATCGTGCTGGCGCACACGATGTTCTGCATCAGCTTCGTCGTGGTCACCGTGAAGGCGCGGGTGGCGAGCCTGGACCCGAAGCTGGAGGAGGCGGGACGCGACCTCTACGCGTCGCCGAACCAGGTCTTCTGGCGGATCACCTTCCCGCTGCTGCTGCCCGGCATCCTCGCCGCGGCGCTGCTCTCGTTCGCGCTGAGCTTCGACGACTTCATCATCACGAACTTCAACTCCGGATCGGTCACCACGTTCCCGAAGTACATCTACATCGCGGCGGCGCGCGGCATCCCGGCGGAGGCGAACGTCATCGCATCGGCGGTGTTCGTCCTCGCGATCCTCGTGGTGGTGATCACGCAGGTCTCCGCGGCGGCCCGGGCGAAGCGCCTCGCGCGCGAGCAGTAG